DNA from Parageobacillus thermoglucosidasius:
GTGAAAATGGCGCCTTCCCGTTTGAAAAATAAATATGGCCTTTAAAAGGAGGAACGGTAAATGGAATTATTTTCAATGGAATTTTTATCTGCACTTTTATCGATTGTCATTATCGACCTTGTATTAGCTGGCGATAACGCCATTGTCATTGGTTTGGCGGCGCGGAATTTGCCGAAGCATCAACAGAAAAAAGCAGTCATTTGGGGAACAGTCGGGGCAGTTGTGATCCGCGCGCTTGCGACCTTGTTTGTCGTATGGCTATTAAAAGTTCCTGGATTGCTGCTTGTCGGGGGCATATTGCTTGTTTGGATCGCCTATAAGCTTCTTGTGGAGGAAAAAGGCCATGATGTCGAAGCAGGAGGAAGCTTATGGGAGGCAATCCGTACAATTATTATCGCTGATGCGCTCATGGGGTTGGATAATGTGCTGGCGGTGGCGGGAGCCGCGCAC
Protein-coding regions in this window:
- a CDS encoding TerC family protein, which gives rise to MELFSMEFLSALLSIVIIDLVLAGDNAIVIGLAARNLPKHQQKKAVIWGTVGAVVIRALATLFVVWLLKVPGLLLVGGILLVWIAYKLLVEEKGHDVEAGGSLWEAIRTIIIADALMGLDNVLAVAGAAHGSFLLVILGLLISVPIMVWGSTLILKWIERFPIIITIGAGVLAWTASKMIVDEPFLDQYFANPLVKYGFEILVIAGVIAAGTLKKKKGRNKLETKAANG